The Gemmatimonadaceae bacterium sequence CATCGTGTCGCTCGCCCAGTTGTATCGCATTCCGCTGTGCATGCTCATCGCGATGCGCGGCCATTGGGGCGAGCCGTATCCGTGGCACACGCGGGGAGGGATCGTCACCGAGGCGGTATTGCGCGCACTCGAGATTCCATTTGAATTCGCGCGCGATCCGCAGAGGGTGGCCAAACAGATTCGCGAGGCGTGGACCTTCTCGCAGAGCTCCCTGTCGCCGGTGGCGCTCCTGCTGACGCGCGACCTGATGGAGGACTGATGGAGCGCGCGGAGTGTCTGCAGATGATCTATCCCGAGCTCGAGGACAAGCTCGTGGTGACGATCATGGGCGCGTGCGCGCAGGAGCTCTACAACCTCGGCCACCGCGAGAACTTTTTCTATCTGCAGCACGCGATGGGGC is a genomic window containing:
- a CDS encoding thiamine pyrophosphate-binding protein translates to MTVSYDNSKVIFDGIKAAGITSISALPETWLGPLLQRAEDDPDVQLLQVAKEEEAIGIAAGAYFAGTPHILLMQNHGFLAAINGIVSLAQLYRIPLCMLIAMRGHWGEPYPWHTRGGIVTEAVLRALEIPFEFARDPQRVAKQIREAWTFSQSSLSPVALLLTRDLMED